From the Euphorbia lathyris chromosome 6, ddEupLath1.1, whole genome shotgun sequence genome, one window contains:
- the LOC136233070 gene encoding paired amphipathic helix protein Sin3-like 2 isoform X3 yields MKRIRDDVYLGPQFKRPFTSSRGESYEQSHIPLSSGGGGGGGGGGGGGGAGFGGSGAGGGGGGNGGAGTGTGTASQKLTTRDALTYLKEVKDMFQDQKDKYDMFLEVMKDFKAQRTDTSGVIARVKDLFKGHNNLIFGFNTFLPKGYEITLDENEAQPKKTVEFEEAISFVNKIKKRFQNDEHVYKSFLDILNMYRKEHKDINEVYSEVASLFEDHPDLLDEFTRFLPNTSMAPLTQNAQYGRTSIQRYNERSSTTLPLRQMHLDKQRRRDRIVSHVERDLSVDRPELDDDKAMMKVQKEHRRRVEKENRDRRNRDQDDREPEHDSNRDFSSQRFPDKRKAARRVEGFGVDSHISSYEDKDNLKSMYNQGFMFCEKVKEKLGSSDDYQAFLKCLNIYSNGIIKKNDLQNLVADLLGKYPDLMEEFNDFFERYGFLAGVMNKKSPITDGHASRSIKVEDKDKELRRDLDGAKDKERYREKYLAKSIQELDLSNCQSCTPSYRLLPDDYPIASASQRSELGAQVLNDNWVSVTSGSEDYSFKHMRRNQYEESLFRCEDDRFELDMLLESVTSTSKRAEELLNTINENKIDIPFNIEDHFTVLNLRCIERLYGDHGLDVMDILRKNPTIALPVILTRLKQKQEEWTRCRVDFNKVWAEIYVKNHFKSLDHRSFYFKQQDSKNLSTRALVSEIKELKEKQQEDNVLLAFAAGNRKPVFPHLQYEFSDMSIHEDLYKLVQYSCEELFQKEQSNKIMRLWTTFLEPMLGIVSHANATESSKVDRKSAPPAMNCCTSSITGTVAEHTLVNGKQPKSSKNGAESPSQEPASFCGPSVENGDSSVKDSLHELSRVCKDDLTCNTLGSEREQRDTDVRDRISGFDPQVASVQEVADAKSSHVVGAAQSHVRTSIGGGGAGSTFSMPSVDTLENHKLKAPIEIGNSSEVLQDGTGPKSALPAIEVLMNSTKSSRCHEESTGPSKMEKEEGELSPNGDFEEDNYGDNAVQDISKGKNTVESRQNESGNMEDLQCQDTGGENDVEADADDEDSDDASGSGSAGDECSREEHEEDVEHDDADGKPESEGEAEGMADAQFGDTPLPESFLFSAKPLLRHVSPSSLDGERKQSWKFYGNDDFYVLFRLHQTLYERILSAKTNSTCGETKWRTSKDACSLNPYARFMSALYNLLDGSADNSKFEDECRAIIGNQSYVLFTLDKLIYKLIKQLQTVATDDMDAKIFQLYEYEKTRKTGKFIDSVYYDNARFLLHEENIYRLEFACAPSRLSIQLMDNVTEKPDVLAVAVDPNFAAYLHNDFLSIFPSKKESHGVSLQRNKRKYTSLDECSALSMAMEGVKTFNGLECKVSCNSYKISYALDTEDFFFRLKKKKRKLSHVKSSSHDQVQARVQRFHRFLSNS; encoded by the exons ATGAAGAGAATAAGGGATGATGTTTATCTAGGTCCGCAATTTAAACGACCTTTTACCTCATCTCGTGGAGAATC CTACGAGCAGTCACACATTCCATTAAGTAGTGGAGGAGGAGGgggtggtggtggtggaggcGGAGGTGGAGGTGCTGGGTTCGGTGGGAGTGGGGCaggtggaggaggaggtggCAATGGTGGTGCTGGTACTGGTACTGGTACTGCTTCACAAAAACTAACTACAAGAGATGCCTTAACATATCTCAAGGAAGTGAAAGACATGTTTCAGGACCAGAAGGACAAATATGACATGTTTCTGGAGGTCATGAAAGATTTCAAGGCCCAAAG AACTGACACTTCAGGTGTCATTGCAAGAGTGAAAGATTTATTCAAGGGTCATAACAACTTAATCTTTGGATTTAACACTTTCTTACCCAAAGGATATGAAATAACGCTTGATGAGAATGAAGCTCAACCAAAGAAAACAGTTGAATTTGAAGAAGCTATCAGTTTTGTGAACAAAATAAAG AAACGTTTCCAAAATGATGAACATGTGTACAAGTCATTTTTAGACATTTTGAATATGTATCGGAAAGAGCACAAGGACATAAATGAGGTCTACAGTGAG GTTGCTTCTCTCTTTGAGGACCATCCAGATTTGCTTGATGAGTTCACTAGATTTTTACCAAATACTTCAATGGCACCGTTAACCCAAAATGCACAATACGGCCGAACTTCTATTCAGCGGTACAATGAACGGAGCTCTACTACGCTACCCTTGCGGCAAATGCATTTGGACAAG CAACGTCGACGGGATAGGATTGTTTCCCATGTTGAACGTGATCTTAGTGTTGATCGACCTGAGCTGGATGATGACAAGGCAATGATGAAAGTCCAAAAAGAACATAGAAGGCGTGTTGAGAAGGAAAACAGGGATAGGAGAAATCGTGATCAAGATGATAGGGAGCCTGAACATGATAGCAATAGGGACTTCAGCTCCCAGCGTTTCCCTGACAAAAGGAAAGCTGCCCGAAGGGTTGAAGGTTTTGGAGTGGACTCTCATATTTCTTCTTATGAAGACAAAGACAATTTGAAGA GTATGTATAATCAAGGATTCATGTTCTGTGAGAAGGTCAAGGAGAAGTTGGGCAGCTCGGATGATTACCAGGCATTTCTGAAGTGCCTTAATATTTACAGCAAtggaataataaaaaagaatgatTTGCAAAACTTG GTTGCAGATTTGCTTGGGAAATATCCTGATCTTATGGAGGAATTCAATGATTTCTTTGAGCGAT ATGGTTTCCTTGCTGGGGTTATGAATAAAA AATCACCAATTACTGATGGACATGCATCCAGATCAATAAAAGTGGAAGACAAAGATAAAGAGCTGAGGCGTGATCTGGATGGAGCTAAAGATAAGGAAAGATACAGGGAGAAGTATCTGGCAAAATCTATTCAAGAGCTTGACCTTTCTAACTGTCAAAGTTGTACTCCCAGCTACAGGCTTCTGCCTGATGAT TACCCAATAGCTTCAGCAAGTCAGAGATCAGAACTTGGTGCTCAAGTATTAAATGATAATTGGGTGTCTGTTACTTCAGGAAGTGAGGATTACTCTTTTAAACATATGCGCAGAAACCAATATGAAGAAAGTTTGTTTAGATGTGAAGATGATAG ATTTGAGCTGGACATGTTGTTGGAGTCGGTGACATCTACATCTAAACGCGCTGAGGAATTGTTAAACACGatcaatgaaaataaaatagacATTCCATTCAATATCGAAGACCATTTTACTG TTTTAAATTTGAGGTGCATAGAGCGTTTATATGGTGACCATGGTCTTGATGTCATGGATATATTGCGGAAGAACCCTACAATTGCTCTGCCTGTTATATTAACTCGCTTAAAGCAAAAACAAGAAGAATGGACAAGGTGTCGAGTAGATTTTAACAAGGTCTGGGCTGAAATTTATGTGAAAAATCATTTCAAATCACTGGATCACCGGAGCTTCTATTTTAAGCAACAAGATTCAAAGAATTTGAGCACAAGAG CACTGGTGTCTGAGATCAAGGAATTGAAAGAGAAGCAACAGGAGGATAACGTCCTATTAGCCTTTgctgctggaaaccgaaaacCTGTTTTTCCACATTTGCAGTATGAATTCTCTGATATGAGCATTCATGAAGACTTGTACAAACTTGTCCAGTATTCATGTGAAGAGCTTTTCCAAAAAGAACAATCAAACAAAATTATGAGGCTCTGGACTACATTTTTGGAGCCAATGCTTGGCATTGTTTCTCATGCTAATGCCACAGAGAGCTCTAAAGTTGACAGGAAATCTGCGCCTCCCGCTATGAATTGTTGCACATCAAGCATAACAGGAACTGTTGCTGAGCATACTTTAGTGAATGGGAAGCAGCCAAAATCTTCTAAGAATGGAGCTGAAAGTCCTTCACAAGAACCTGCAAGCTTTTGTGGGCCAAGTGTGGAAAATGGGGATAGTTCGGTTAAAGATAGTTTACATGAGTTGAGTCGTGTTTGTAAAGATGATCTGACATGTAATACCCTGGGGTCAGAAAGAGAGCAAAGAGACACAGATGTCAGAGACAGAATATCTGGATTTGATCCACAAGTTGCATCTGTTCAGGAAGTAGCTGATGCCAAATCATCACATGTTGTAGGAGCAGCACAAAGTCATGTGAGAACCAGCATCGGTGGGGGAG GAGCTGGTTCAACATTTTCCATGCCCAGTGTTGATACTCTTGAGAATCATAAACTTAAAGCTCCAATAGAAATTGGAAATTCATCAGAG GTGCTTCAGGATGGAACTGGTCCTAAATCTGCTTTGCCAGCTATTGAAGTGTTGATGAATAGCACTAAATCTAGCAGATGCCATGAAGAATCCACTGGACCCTCCAAAATGGAAAAGGAAGAGGGTGAACTATCCCCCAATGGTGACTTTGAGGAGGACAATTATGGAGATAATGCTGTCCAGGATATATCCAAAGGAAAGAACACCGTTGAAAGCAGGCAGAATGAATCTGGTAATATGGAAGATTTACAATGTCAAGACACTGGAGGAGAAAATGATGTAGAAGCAGATGCAGATGATGAGGATAGTGATGATGCATCTGGCAGTGGGTCTGCTGGAGATGAATGCTCTCGCGAAGAGCATGAAGAGGATGTGGAACATGATGATGCTGATGGGAAGCCTGAAAGTGAAGGTGAAGCCGAGGGCATGGCTGATGCACAGTTTGGTGACACGCCATTACCGGAAAGTTTTCTGTTTTCTGCCAAGCCTCTTCTGAGACATGTTTCACCTAGTTCACTTGATGGAGAAAGGAAACAGTCTTGGAAATTCTATGGAAATGATGATTTCTATGTGCTTTTTAGGCTTCATCAG ACTCTTTATGAAAGAATTTTATCAGCAAAGACAAATTCAACCTGCGGCGAAACGAAATGGAGAACTTCTAAGGATGCTTGTTCCCTTAATCCATATGCCAG ATTTATGAGTGCACTGTACAATTTGCTTGATGGATCTGCTGATAATTCCAAGTTTGAGGATGAATGCAGAGCTATTATTGGAAATCAGTCATATGTATTATTCACACTGGATAAGCTAATATATAAATTGATCAAACAG CTCCAAACTGTTGCGACTGATGATATGGACGCTAAAATATTTCAATTATATGAGTACGAAAAAACCCGGAAAACTGGAAAATTCATTGACTCAGTATATTATGATAATGCCCGTTTCCTTCTTCATGAGGAGAACATTTATCGCTTGGAATTT GCATGTGCTCCATCTCGTTTGTCCATCCAACTGATGGATAATGTAACGGAGAAGCCTGATGTCTTGGCAGTTGCTGTGGATCCTAATTTTGCAGCATATTTACATAATGACTTTCTGTCCATTTTTCCTAGCAAAAAGGAATCACATGGCGTTTCACTGCAGAG AAACAAGCGGAAATATACTAGCCTCGATGAATGCTCTGCTTTAAGCATGGCCATGGAAGGTGTTAAAACATTCAATGGTTTGGAGTGCAAGGTTTCCTGTAATTCATACAAG ATCTCATATGCTCTGGATACGGAGGATTTCTTCTTtcgattaaaaaagaaaaaaagaaagttatCTCACGTGAAATCTTCAAGTCATGATCAGGTTCAAGCAAGAGTACAACGCTTTCACAGATTTTTATCAAATTCGTGA